GATCATCGCGCGGGCAATGCCCACGCGCTGGCGCTGCCCGCCGGAGAGGTTGAGACCGCGTTCGCCCACGCGGGTCTGCACACCCTGCGCCAGACCGGCGAGAACCGGCGCAAGGCCCGCGACTTCGATGGCCCGGACAAGGTCCGCTTCGCTGGCTTGCGGCCTTCCGATCAGGATGTTTTCAGCCAGGGTGCCATCGATCAGTTCGACGTCCTGCCCGCTGACTGCCAGCGTACTGCGCCATTCATCAATGTCGATGTCATCAAGCGGACGTCCGTCGATAGTGATCGTTCCGTCTGTCGGCTGCAGAAAACCGAGCAGAAGATTGACGAACGTGGATTTGCCCGCCCCACTCCGGCCATCGATCAGCGTCCATCCCCCGGCCGGTATCACGCCGGTAAATCCCGCAAGCGCGGGCAAGGGCCGGTTGGCATAGTGAAACGTGAGATTTTCGAGAGCGATGCATTCGCGCATACCGGTGAAGGGTATGCCAGAACTCCGCCGCCGTTCTGGCGGTGCCATTGCGACAAGTTCACTGACCGCCCGGATCGGCGCAAGCATCACGGCAAGGCGCAGACGGTGCGTATCGAACGCAGCCACATAGGGCTGCATGCGATAGAGAAGCGCGACGGATGCAAGGATCACCGGAAAGCCAAGGCCCTGCTGCAAGGCAACGAGCGTAATCAGGACGAGCAACAGCAACGACGTGACCTGATTGCCGGATTCGCCGATGCTGGACAACAGATCGCTGCGGTTGGACGCGCGATGAAGCCGCCCGGAATGCTCCGCAAACACCCTCATCTGCGCCCTGGTGCCACTGAACGCCCTGACCGCGCGCATGGATTGCAATGCGCGCAAAGTCATCACGCTCACCTGGCGCGAGGCATCGGCAACCTCTTCTCCGGCACGTTCAGCAGCCCGTTCCACAGGCTTGAGCGCGAATGACAGAAGCACCGTTCCGACAATGGCGACGATACCGATAGCAGGCGCGACAAACATCAGGGCAAGACCCATCAGCAATGCGATGACGCCACTCAGGACCATGTTCGCCAGGGCATCGGTCGCCTCTGCGATGCGCCAGCTCTGGTGATTGACCACCATCAGCATGTCACCGAAGGACCGGCTTTGCATCGCTTCCATCGGCATGTGCAGCAGGCTGCGGAACAGCGAGGTGCGCACCTGGTGGGATATGCGGCCTTCCAGCAGCGTGGTGACGATATCGTTTGCCACGATCACGAAGATTCGCAGCGCCATCATCGCCCCCGCCAGCACTGCCAGAACCCAGATTTCCCCGCCGGTCCAGTCCATGATCAGCCCTGCCAGGCGATCGAAGCCATCGTGTTCAAGCAATCCCTGATCGGCTTCACCGCGCATCATGCTGGACAGCAACAGCAGGACCACGCCGATTCCCATGCCTTCGGCGGCGGCTGCAACCAACCCCAGCCCGATGACGGACGGCAAGGCCCAGGTCATGCCGCGCCAGAATGGCGCCACCAGACGCAAAACGGCGATCACGCCACCGATGCTTATGGACGCACTTTCCCGGTCGTCGAACTCGTCAAACTCATCAAGTGCCG
This genomic interval from Novosphingobium sp. CECT 9465 contains the following:
- a CDS encoding ABC transporter ATP-binding protein, which produces MNFVPSESHGASTANGSHTASPEVSFAALDEFDEFDDRESASISIGGVIAVLRLVAPFWRGMTWALPSVIGLGLVAAAAEGMGIGVVLLLLSSMMRGEADQGLLEHDGFDRLAGLIMDWTGGEIWVLAVLAGAMMALRIFVIVANDIVTTLLEGRISHQVRTSLFRSLLHMPMEAMQSRSFGDMLMVVNHQSWRIAEATDALANMVLSGVIALLMGLALMFVAPAIGIVAIVGTVLLSFALKPVERAAERAGEEVADASRQVSVMTLRALQSMRAVRAFSGTRAQMRVFAEHSGRLHRASNRSDLLSSIGESGNQVTSLLLLVLITLVALQQGLGFPVILASVALLYRMQPYVAAFDTHRLRLAVMLAPIRAVSELVAMAPPERRRSSGIPFTGMRECIALENLTFHYANRPLPALAGFTGVIPAGGWTLIDGRSGAGKSTFVNLLLGFLQPTDGTITIDGRPLDDIDIDEWRSTLAVSGQDVELIDGTLAENILIGRPQASEADLVRAIEVAGLAPVLAGLAQGVQTRVGERGLNLSGGQRQRVGIARAMITDPQILILDEAVPRQHQWHRFEVVI